The segment TAAATAGCTAGCAATACCTAGAGCATTTGGGACATAATGTGCTTAAGAGATCAAATGACCCAGCCTCTGGCCTCCAGGTAGGGTGAAATTTAAGCCATCCCCAAACTTCTTGTAAATGCTGTccatggaatataaaaaaaactgtGCTGAAGGAGGGCTCTGGGTAATGTCTTCTGATGGTGCCACACAGTCCTGCCGAGAGCTGGCCCAGGAGCCAAAGGAGCTGTAAGCCGGCCATCACAGAGAGGGACTCTGTCTTGGCTCTACTTCCAATATTCTCTGTGATCATGGACAGGCCACTTaattctctctgggcctcagcttccctttgtataaaaatggaaggaattaGAGTAAATAATCCCTAAAGCCCTTGTAGCCTAAAGCTCGGTGAtttatagaatcaaaaaaaaaaaaaaaagattaatatggGTTACAATGGTTGAGGAAGGCTTTAtttcacaagtatttattgagcacctactgggtgcTGTCTTAAGTGCTTGCATATAGCAGTTAGTAAAACAGACATAGTCCCTGCCTTCATTGACCTGGCAGTCtagtggagaagacagacaagtaaacaaataGGTAGAATAAACTGTGATGTTGGGATTTTCGCTGGGGTTTGAGGGAGTCGGGATGGAATTCAAGCTGCAGATGACAGAAGCtatcccctttctcttttctgtcaccAACAGAGCGTCCTCCAGTTCTTTGCCCACTGCAATCCCTATTGCTATGGAGACCACCAACGGGACTGAGACTTGGTACAAAAGCCTGCACGCTGTGCTGAAGGCTCTAAATGCCACTATTCACAGCAACCTGCTCTGCCGGCCAGGGCCAGACAACCTGACAGAGAAGCGGCGGGCCAGCCTACCTGGCCGTGATGACAACTCCTACATGTACATTCTCTTTGTCATGTTTCTATTTGCTGTCACTGTGGGCAGCCTCATCCTGGGATATACCCGCTCCCGTAAAGTGGACAAGCGCAGTGACCCCTATCACGTGTACATCAAGAACCGTGTGTCTATGATCTGATGCTAGGGGGCCAGGAATGGCAGAATATCAAGACACCAGAACTCAGTGCTGAACCACATcaggcctcagtgtccccatctatAAGATCAACAAGAGAAAGGGCTAGAAGAAATCGttagggtgggaggagaggggctgggagaCCTGGGCCTTGcggataaagatttttttttccagcaaaagCAGACTTTTGGGAGCCCCATGAACAAATATATAGAAGTAGCAAAAGATAGTAACCACTACTGGTCCAGTGGCTGGAGTACTGGGAGCTaggagctggaggctggaggaaggagaaaaggaagttgTAGCAGAAGCAAATAAAACGGGAAGATGCACGGAGGACATGTTTTTTGATGTGTTATCTTCAATGACCATGAAAAGCAGCAGTGATTACCATATCACAGATAAGAAATGAGTAACgttacttatttatatttgttcacattttatatttttccagacATTTAACATTTGTGATTTTACCCCCTGTGAGGGAAGCAAATTAAGTACCATTCTGCCCATCTGGGCCAGAGTAGTGCCATAGCTGGAATGTAGGAGCTCTGGTTTCCTTGACTAGTGCTTTTTAAACACGGGACAGGATCCAGGCCTGAAACTTACACGATTCTGGGGGTCCccttaagaaaaagaattcaaaataattttgcttttgcaAATATTACAAAAACATATTGCCATGTCAATACATTACTAGGACCCCTCCCAAGACCCTAAGGAGCCATGCAAGTGCAGGGCCCTGAATGTTAAGGCTCTTTAGTTCCATGATTCGTGCACTTCTCCAGCCAGGTCACAGTGCCCTTCCGAGCCACATCTCCAGTCACTACCTCTAACACAGCCTCTTCTGATTTGATTAAACTCTGGGAAGAATTTTCTGACACCAAATTGAAATCTGCTTCTAGAAGGTTATTATCACACCTAGAAGATTACCATATTAAAAGAAGGAGAGCATGCAAGGCAGGTACCTGGTTCAGTGGAAGGATTCTGGTACATGAACTGAGTGGTCATGcctttctctgatccttttcCCACCTCCTCACAATGAAACAGTTCAACTGGAAAGTCTCTAAGAGCTCTACTAATTCTGACATTCTGGTCTTCACATACATTagattaaaaccataaaattgtGTTTGTAGGTCAAAAGCAGCTGAATATCAGTAGTTTTCATATGGTTCAGCCTAATATGTGCAATGTGACGAGTGAATACCTTACAAGCTACAAATCCCCAGCTGGAACCTCGCACTGTTCTGTTTGATTACTGTTTAAGGGATGTACAAAGGGTCTCCAGAAAGCCCTACTGAaacatacatatttgtatatagcAAAAACCCGAAAGAATATTTTGATAGTaattatctctgaaaaataaggattgtgattttcccttttttacttaaaaaagtatGTAATATTTGATTTATCTGACCATAAGTATGCTACTTGTataatcggggggggggggagctactTCcaccttgaaaaaataaaaataaatgcttgtgtGTTTCTTGAATGGAAGATACAGAACACATTCATTCCCATGAGCAGTCAGTTGTGTTAACTCCCTGCAAATCTGTGCTGAGCCCCATATATGCTCAAGCCtttccttagtttttctttttttttttttaatgtttatttatttattttgagagagtgagcatgagcaggggaggggcagagagagggagagaaaatcccaagcaggctccaagctgtcagcgcagagcccgacgtgggactcagtcccacaccctgagatcatacctgagctgaaatcaagagtcagatgcttaactgactaagccacccaggcatagcTTTCCTTAGCTCTTCTTGAAGGAGAAGGTAGAGACCTATTTAAGAAGATTTGACATATGGGAAGAAAACGATTCAGAAGTCTACAGTTGAATGAGACTTTAGAGAGCACCCAGTCCAAAGTCCCAAATAGGAAATGGAATCAAGAATAGGAATGAATGGTCAGGCTAGAAGGGTTTTAAGAAATGAGATTGGGTAGATTTTGAGGAGTCAGACAAAGGTAGAATTTGAACTGGGTTTTGAAAAGATAGGACTGATCTAAGTGGgcacagcaaaagaagaaaacaaaccaaggGAAGCTTGAGGGTAGAAATGTGGTGAAACCACACGCCTAAAGAGAGTGGTTGGCTGGGAAATTGGGCAGGAAGCAGACCCAGTGTGGCAACTCTGGGACTTCAGTGTCCCTAACCATGGTAGTGGCTCTCCTTCACAGAGTCCTTATGCTTACAGgattaaataatagaataatatgAATTCTTTTGCTTGCAAGTTGCAGAAACCCAGTGTATATTAGCATTAACAGGAAAGAGGATTTGTTGAAGGGAGCATGGAGCAGTCAGTCACAAGTTCAAAAGAAGAGCTACTCCTGAGTAGCACCAGGGCAACTCCTGAGCACCAGGGCAGCTCCTGAGCCTAGAACTACTTATTTGCCTGAATTCACAAAGTAAGGGCTCTATATACCTCGTTactaccctccccaccctccagctcTACCCCACCCCAAATGTTTGCGAGTTAAGTGGCAATACCCTCTCAGCACATAGGATTTTTTATCGGCACCGGTTCTGCCCTCTGCTGACCAGATCCCAGAACATCACCTTGAGCCCTCAAAGCAAAACTTCAACAATCCCTCATTCGCCAGACATTTACTGAGGGCCCACTACGTGCCAAGCACTCATCTAGGCACTCTTGGAATACATAAGTAAAAAAGATCAAAGAAACCCCTGTTCTAACACTTAAGAGCATTTATTATATGTCAGGTAGTGGTCTAAGCATTGTATATACATTAACTCATTCAGCTTGTAATACCCATATAACAACGCTTATTAGTAGGTGTTCCTTATAATTACTTCAGTAGAGCCCACTAGTTCTTCATCTGACTGCTGTACCACATTCAATCCAACTTTGGCACCATGGTACACCCAACCCAGGGTGTGGATCTGAATTGTCCCTTGAAATGAATGGGAAAGTGATCTGGGGAAATGGTAGCAGGGCACTGACACTGATAGGTTGAGGTTGGGTTCCCTAGAAGCAGAATTTGAGACAGGCATTTATTGATGGGGCACTTTTCAGGAAAAACCttcaagggagagaaggaagtagATAGGAAAGGGAAAGAACCAAAATGTGTTCTCATGTCCCTAGCATAATCCTCAGGGAACTGTTCTACATGGCAGGGGCACAAACCACACAGCAGGATTACACCCCCTTGAGGCAAGGGGGATGGCTCTTTATGCCCCTATATAGTCAGTCATTGGTTGTGGACCACCCTGGTTGGGAGGGGGGACAAGAGGAAGGTTGTAAGGAGGATCTCATCAACGGAGGGCAATTCTCTGGAGACAGGTGATGGCTGCTAGAGGGGGTACTTAATCTCGGAGGGGCACTTGACAAGAGCTTAGTAACATGACCACCACTGGCTCCAAGGCAAGTAGGCAAATGAGGTTCCTGCCTG is part of the Felis catus isolate Fca126 chromosome D1, F.catus_Fca126_mat1.0, whole genome shotgun sequence genome and harbors:
- the KCNE3 gene encoding potassium voltage-gated channel subfamily E member 3; protein product: METTNGTETWYKSLHAVLKALNATIHSNLLCRPGPDNLTEKRRASLPGRDDNSYMYILFVMFLFAVTVGSLILGYTRSRKVDKRSDPYHVYIKNRVSMI